One window from the genome of Brachionichthys hirsutus isolate HB-005 chromosome 19, CSIRO-AGI_Bhir_v1, whole genome shotgun sequence encodes:
- the plgrkt gene encoding plasminogen receptor (KT), whose amino-acid sequence MGFLLSKTMDANLKKQQEFMLHNARLQMERQVTMQDQMRRRQMAMQVAWSREFVKYFGTFFTIVAVGSTVSAFKKKKPSLMAPIVPLSFVLAYQMDSAYGTLIYRMRGEAESVMASEPDRLDLPHGSPTFDSIEKARRAKSTLSSFLEK is encoded by the exons atggggTTCCTTTTGTCTAAAACAATGGATGCAAACTTGAAAAAGCAACAGGAATTCATGCTCCACAATGCGCGGCTCCAG ATGGAGCGTCAGGTCACGATGCAGGACCAGATGAGACGGAGACAGATGGCTATGCAGGTCGCCTGGTCCAGAGAGTTCGTCAAATATTTCGGCACATTCTTTACAATCGTTGCTGTGGGATCCACCGTCAG TGCttttaagaaaaagaaaccgTCCCTGATGGCGCCCATCGTTCCTCTGAGCTTCGTATTAGCCTACCAGATGGACAGCGCCTACGGGACGCTTATTTATCGTATGAGAG GGGAGGCTGAGAGCGTCATGGCATCGGAACCGGACCGCCTGGACTTGCCTCATGGAAGTCCAACCTTCGACAGCATAGAAAAGGCCCGCCGTGCCAAAAGCACCCTCAGCTCGTTTTTAGAGAAATAA
- the LOC137908483 gene encoding tyrosine-protein kinase JAK2-like — protein MDPPTSSLPARHNGLHPEQHPASSTDPKRDSPCLTVHLYYVGEDGEGGGANVSASALTFPAGEHAAEEVCIDAAKACGIAPVYCGLFGLMRGIDHVWFPPNHIFKLQQPASENLHFRIRYYFPGWYNSGSSLYAHRYGKSPVMDDCVMAYLFFQWRSDFLNGRVHIPVSYEVQEECLGMAVLDMMRLAKERSQSPVSICSNISYKSFLPKSVQIRIQEYNMLTRKRIRYRFKRFIQQFSECKATACNLELKYLMSLEMLLPSLYSERFQVTDLSSRKVTIVVTGNKGIQWSKGTKEDGEEEELQAYCDFPEVIDISIKQANKEGSVESRIVSLTRQDNQILELEFRLLSEALSFVSLVDGYYRLVADSHHYLCKEVAPLRLLECLQSYCHGPVSMEFTIGKLRRCGNHQGLYVLRCSPRDYDKYFMSFVVGHETMVDYKHCQIVKTEAGQYVLSGAKSSFGSLKELLHCYQKEALRTDGYTFQLMRCCPPTLKDKSNLLVCRTNQEEDVPLSPFLHKQNISQMVFHKIRKEDLIFNESLGQGTFTKIFCGVRKERGDYGEVHQMDVVIKILDKAHRNYSESFYEAASMMSQLSHKHLLLNYGVCVCGDENMMVQEYGKYGSLDTYMKKNKGVVNITWKLEVAKQLSWVMHYLEDKNIIHGNVCAKNVLLIREEDRTTGCLPFIKLSDPGVSVTVLPREVLVEHIPWVAPECIDDPQNLSLATDKWGFGTTLWEICSGGDKPLSTLDCSKKNLFYEDRHQLPAPKWTELANLINSCMDYEPSYRPSFRAIIRDLNSLFTPDYELLVESDMVPNRTRGSGFPWAFENQEPAQFEERHLIFLKQLGKGNFGSVEMCRYDPLQDNTGEVVAVKKLQHSTAEHLRDFEREIEILKSLQHENIVKYKGVCYSAGRRNLQLIMEYLPFGSLRDYLIKHKDHFDSKKLLHYAAQICKGMDYLAAKRYIHRDLATRNILVESEMRVKIGDFGLTKVLPQDKEYYTVREPGESPIFWYAPESLTESKFSVASDVWSFGVVLYELFTLSDKNCSPPAVFMEKMGHEKQGQMIVYHLIDLLKQGFRLPAPDICQKEIHKMMTDCWNAEPRLRPTFKTLTHSVETIRDGLDR, from the exons ATGGATCCTCCCACCTCCAGTCTTCCAGCACGGCACAATGGCCTCCACCCTGAGCAGCACCCGGCCTCTTCTACTGATCCCAAGCGGGATAGCCCCTGCCTCACGGTTCACCTCTACTACGTgggggaggatggagaaggGGGCGGGGCGAATGTTTCCGCTAGTGCACTCACGTTCCCAGCTGGGGAGCATGCAGCGGAGGAAGTGTGCATCGATGCAGCGAAGGCATGTG gcATTGCTCCAGTCTACTGTGGTCTCTTTGGCCTGATGAGGGGAATCGATCACGTATGGTTCCCTCCTAATCACATCTTTAAGCTGCAGCAGCCAGCCAGTGAGAACCTACACTTCAGAATCAG ATACTATTTTCCCGGCTGGTATAACAGTGGCAGTTCATTGTACGCTCATCGCTACGGCAAGAGCCCCGTGATGGACGACTGTGTGATGGCATACCTTTTTTTCCAG TGGCGTAGCGACTTTCTGAATGGCCGGGTTCATATTCCAGTGAGCTATGAGGTGCAGGAGGAGTGTCTGGGCATGGCGGTGTTGGACATGATGAGGCTTGCCAAAGAGAGGAGTCAGTCCCCCGTGAGCATTTGCAGTAACATCAG CTACAAGTCCTTTCTGCCGAAGAGCGTGCAAATCCGCATTCAAGAATATAACATGTTGACTCGGAAAAGGATCCGCTATCGCTTCAAGAGATTCATCCAGCAGTTCAGTGAATGCAAGGCCACAGCGTGTAACCTCGAGCTCAAATACCTAATGAGCCTGGAGATGCTGCTGCCCTCCCTCTACTCCGAGCGCTTTCAAGTCACCGATCTCTCCTCGCGCAAGGTCACCATCGTCGTCACGGGCAACAAGGGCATCCAATGGTCAAAAGGGACAAAGGAGGATGGAGAAGAGGAG GAGCTCCAGGCGTACTGTGACTTCCCAGAGGTGATTGACATCAGCATCAAACAGGCCAATAAGGAGGGCTCTGTGGAGAGTCGCATCGTTAGCCTCACCAGACAGGACAACCAGATCCTG gAGCTGGAGTTTCGTTTGCTCTCAGAGGCTCTGTCGTTCGTGTCACTGGTTGATGGCTATTACAGACTGGTTGCAGACTCCCACCATTACCTGTGTAAAGAGGTGGCTCCGCTCAGACTTCTGGAGTGCCTTCAGAGCTACTGCCACGGCCCTGTGTC gatgGAGTTTACCATCGGTAAGCTGCGTCGCTGTGGCAACCACCAAGGTCTGTACGTCCTCCGCTGCAGTCCAAGGGACTATGACAAATACTTCATGTCCTTTGTGGTTGGG CATGAGACTATGGTGGACTATAAGCACTGTCAGATAGTGAAGACAGAAGCGGGGCAGTACGTTCTGAGTGGCGCCAAGAGTAGCTTCGGATCACTGAAGGAACTTCTGCACTGCTACCAGAAGGAGGCGCTGCGCACTGATGGCTACACGTTCCAGTTGATGCGGTGCTGCCCACCCACCCTAAAAG ATAAGTCCAACCTGCTGGTGTGTAGAACTAACCAGGAAGAAGACGTTCCTCTGTCGCCTTTTCTccacaaacaaaacatcagtCAGATGGTCTTCCACAAGATCCGAAAAGAGGACCTCATCTTT AACGAGAGTCTGGGCCAAGGAACGTTCACCAAGATCTTCTGCGGTGTGAGGAAAGAGCGGGGAGACTACGGCGAGGTGCACCAGATGGACGTCGTGATCAAGATCCTGGACAAGGCCCACCGCAACTATTCAGAG tcctTCTACGAAGCAGCCAGCATGATGAGCCAGCTCTCCCACAAGCACTTGCTCCTCaattatggtgtgtgtgtttgcggaGATGAGA ACATGATGGTGCAGGAGTACGGTAAATATGGTTCTCTAGACACTTACATGAAGAAGAACAAAGGTGTTGTAAACATCACCTGGAAACTAGAAGTGGCCAAGCAGCTCTCCTGGGTTATGCACTACCTg GAGGACAAGAACATCATTCATGGAAATGTTTGTGCCAAGAATGTCCTTCTGATCAGAGAGGAGGACCGGACAACGGGCTGCCTGCCCTTCATCAAGCTCAGCGACCCGGGCGTCAGCGTCACCGTGCTGCCCAGAGAAG TTCTGGTGGAGCATATCCCATGGGTCGCGCCGGAATGCATTGACGACCCCCAAAACCTGAGTTTGGCAACAGACAAATGGGGCTTTGGGACCACCCTGTGGGAGATCTGCAGCGGCGGAGACAAACCTCTCAGCACCCTGGACTGCTCCAAg AAGAACTTGTTCTATGAGGACCGGCATCAGCTGCCGGCTCCTAAATGGACCGAGCTGGCCAACCTAATCAACAGCTGTATGGACTACGAGCCTTCGTACCGGCCGTCCTTCAGAGCCATCATCAGAGATCTCAACAGTCTCTTCACGCCAG ACTACGAGCTTCTGGTGGAGAGCGACATGGTCCCCAACAGGACGAGGGGCTCCGGCTTCCCGTGGGCCTTCGAGAACCAGGAGCCCGCTCAGTTTGAAGAGAGGCACCTCATTTTTCTCAAGCAGCTAGGAAAA GGAAACTTCGGCAGCGTGGAGATGTGCCGGTACGACCCCTTGCAGGACAACACAGGAGAGGTGGTGGCCgtgaagaagctgcagcacagcaccgccgagcacctcagggACTTTGAGCGGGAGATCGAGATTCTCAAATCTCTCCAGCATGAAAACATCGTAAAATACAAAGGAGTCTGCTACAGCGCAG GACGAAGGAACCTGCAGCTGATAATGGAGTATCTCCCCTTCGGCAGCTTGAGAGATTATCTCATCAAACACAAAGACCACTTTGACTCCAAGAAGCTGCTGCACTACGCGGCACAGATCTGCAAG GGCATGGACTACCTCGCCGCTAAGCGATACATCCACAGAGACCTCGCGACCAGAAACATCCTGGTGGAGAGCGAGATGAGGGTGAAGATCGGCGACTTCGGCCTGACGAAGGTTCTGCCACAGGACAAGGAGTACTACACCGTCAGAGAGCCGGGGGAAAGCCCCATcttctg GTACGCTCCAGAGTCTCTGACTGAGAGTAAATTCTCCGTGGCATCAGATGTTTGGAGTTTTGGCGTCGTCCTCTACGAACTCTTCACTCTCAGCGATAAGAACTGCAGCCCGCCAGCG GTGTTTATGGAGAAGATGGGACACGAAAAGCAGGGCCAGATGATTGTATACCATCTGATAGACCTGCTGAAACAGGGATTTAGGTTGCCTGCTCCTGATATTTGTCAAAAGGAG ATTCACAAGATGATGACGGACTGCTGGAACGCTGAACCGAGACTTCGTCCCACTTTCAAGACATTAACCCACAGCGTGGAGACTATACGCGACGGCCTGGACAGATGA
- the rln1 gene encoding prorelaxin H1, with amino-acid sequence MLCRVTLAAAVFFGGMCSCVQVDLMSRLNIARDYRVKLCGREFIRAVIFTCGGSRWRRATEGDGAPFQWTSLGGITVEDRRRWLTDSPAPRHAASSSSSSSSSSSLADLALYGEQPSLSDPPPLPSAFLSESVGILADEPNQSKKKRNFSLGVAGKCCNHGCTKNDIGRLC; translated from the exons ATGCTCTGCAGAGTGACCCTTGCCGCGGCCGTGTTCTTCGGCGGGATGTGCAGCTGCGTGCAGGTCGACCTGATGAGCAGACTGAACATAGCGAGGGACTACAGGGTGAAGCTGTGCGGGAGGGAGTTCATCAGGGCGGTGATCTTCACCTGCGGGGGCTCCCGCTGGAGACGCGCCACCGAGGGGGACGGGG ctccctTCCAGTGGACTTCCCTCGGTGGCATCACCGTGGAGGACCGACGCCGCTGGCTCACAGATAGCCCCGCTCCTCGCcacgctgcctcctcctcctcctcctcctcctcctcctcctccctggcaGACCTGGCTCTCTACGGGGAGCAGCCGTCGCTCAGCGACCCTCCTCCACTTCCGTCCGCGTTTTTGAGCGAAAGTGTCGGGATCCTTGCCGACGAGCCGAACCagagcaagaagaagaggaacttTTCTCTCGGCGTGGCGGGGAAGTGCTGTAACCACGGCTGTACCAAAAATGATATTGGACGCCTGTGCTGA